In one window of Lynx canadensis isolate LIC74 chromosome A3, mLynCan4.pri.v2, whole genome shotgun sequence DNA:
- the LOC115511139 gene encoding copper transport protein ATOX1-like — protein sequence MLKHELFVDRTCEGCSSAVSRVLNKLGGVEFGIDLPNEKVCVNSEHGVDLLLETLGKTGQAVSYLGPK from the coding sequence ATGCTGAAACACGAGTTGTTTGTGGACAGGACCTGTGAAGGCTGCTCCAGTGCAGTCAGTCGGGTGCTCAACAAGCTGGGAGGAGTTGAGTTTGGCATTGACCTGCCTAACGAGAAGGTTTGCGTCAACTCTGAGCACGGCGTGGATCTTCTGCTGGAGACCCTGGGAAAAACAGGACAAGCTGTTTCCTACCTCGGCCCCAAGTAG